The genomic window gtagagcatggtgtttgcaatgccagcatggtgtgtgcaacgccagggttgtgggttcgattcccacggggggccagtacaaaaaaaaaaaatgcatgaaatgaaatgtatgcattcactactgtaagtcgctctggataagagcgtctgctaaatgactaaaatgtaaaatatttttagaaatgtttgctcatTTATTACAATTAAACTGAAacaccacatttacataagtattcagaccctttactccagtactttgctgaagcacctctggcagcgattacattattgagacttcttgggtatgacgctacaagcttggcacacctgtattttgggagtttctcgatcgggttaaagtccgggctctggctaggccactcaaggacattcagagacttgtcccgaagccactcctgcgttgtcttggctgtgtgcttagggttgttgtcctgttggaaggtaaacctttgcccccagtctgaggtcctgagtgctctggagcagattttcatcaaggatcactctgtactctgttccgttcatctttgcctcgatcctgactagtctcccagtccctgccgctgaaaaaggtccctacagcatgatgctgccaccaccatgcttcaccgtagggatggtgccaggtttcctccagacatggcgCTTGgaatttaggccaaagagttcaatcttggtttcatcagaccagagaatcatgtttctcatggtctgagagtctttaggtgccttttggaaaactccaagcgggctgtcatgtgccttttactgaggagtggcttcggtctggccactctaccataaagcctgattggtggagtgctacacaaatggttgtccttctggaaggttctcccatctccacagaggagctctgtcaaagtgaccattggattcttgttcacctccctgaccaaggcctttcttctccgattgctcagtttgaccgggcggccagctctaggaagagtcttggtggttccaaacttcttccgtttaagaatgattgaggctactgttcttggggaccttccatgctgcagacattttttggtacacctccccagatctgtgccgacacaatcctttctcggagctctacggacaattcctttgacctcatggctttgttttgtggaaccttatatagacaggtgtgtgcctttccaaatcatgttcaataaattgaatttaccacaagtggactccaagttgtagaaatatcaaggatgatcaatggaaacaggatgcacctaagctcaatttcaagtctcatagaaaagtgtctgatttacataagtattaaggtatgtttattttttttatacatttgcaaagacttctaaaaatctgttttcgctttgtcattatggggtattgtgtgtagatttaggattttttttatttaatccattttagaataaggctgtaacgtaacaatgtggaaaaagggaagaggtctgaattctttctgaatgcactctaCATATGAAGTAAAACTTAGTCCTGATTCAGAGACATTCGTCAACACCCACCTTTCTGTCCTGTGAATCCTTTGAGAGAGACCCAAATGAGGTCAGTGGTGGTAGATGTGCTGTTGTCATCGCTGTTGTAGATCAGCACAGTGGCCTGCCAGCTGTCAGAGGTCCAGGACATGAGGGGGTCATGGGTGCTGGCAAGGACCCCCACAGTGCGGTTGTTGGTCCCCCCAACCTCCACAACCTCAGACAGTACCTGAGTCTCTCCTTTTTGCAaaacaataatttaaaaaaactaaACATCATTTCATAAAGTTATAACATCTGGGTAGACAGATTAAGTCCCACCTAAATttggtgaaaaaaataaataaataactgttCTATACACTTATCACTACAAGAAAAGACAACAGCTTTTGAAAATAAGTACTTATTTATTGTTATTAAATTTgttgttctattgtgttattgactgtatgtttgtttatgtgtaactctgttttgtttttgtcgcactgctttgctctatcttggccaggtcgcagttgtaaatgaaaacttctCATTTACATtcaattttagtcatttagcagacgctcttatccagagcgatttacagtagtgaatgcatacatttcataatttttccccccgtactggtcccacgtgggaatcgaacccacaaccctggcgttgcaaacaccatgctctaccaactgagccacacgggacaattctcaactggcctacctggttaaataagggtGAAGTAAATAAATAGAGCGAGCAGCCCCATGATGGTCAGTACAGGAGAAAGCCTCACCTAGCAGAGCAAGCAGCCCCATGATGGTCAGTACAGGAGAAAGCCTCACCTAGCAGAGCAAGCAGCCCCATGACGGTCAGTACAGGCTTCCTGAGCAGCTGGACGTGGGGGGGCTGGGTGTTGTTGACTTGGAAGCGGGCCGTCAGGGTGCGCTGGGTGAACGGATGAGGGTGGTAGCTGAGGAAGGCATTGTCATTGCTTAGCAGGGTGTAGTTGATGGTGTTGTTCTGGTCAGACAACAGCAGGTCCTGGTGTTGGGAGATCACCTGGTGGAAAGCAGGGTtcgggtcaattccatttcaatacaGTCAATTCAATAAGCACAGTATACTGAAATTCCAAtttcaatgcatttcaatgaggAAAGtttggaatttaaatggaattgaccccaaacctggTGGACATAGGAGACAGCAATCAGGACAGACAACAGATAAGTCAGTTAACTATTTCATACCTTGACCACCATGGCTGCATATGTCACATCAGCCCTCCACGCCAGAGGTTTCGACCAGCCCACCAATGGATCGGCCTCATCATTGTAAACCGGCAGAGTTCGGAAGAGAGGGAAATGCTCCTGGATCTCTCTCACTGTCTGGATCTCCTGTTCCATGATGGGTAACGAATAGCCTCCACCCTGAAAGAAAGCAAAACCTAAACTTGAACTGAGTCTCACAAGCCCAAGCTAGTTTTCATCCTGAAACTCTGAGTGCTGCAATTGTCAGGATTAGGCACTGTTCTCTTGTTAGGAGACTAGAGTCAGACAGAATAATGGTTAAAACATAGTAATGAAGGTGTGCAGTTTACACACACCACAGTCCCAGGCCCACCTTTTTGTGCAGGGCAATGTAGTCCAGCCGCACCCCTGTCTCCCCAGTGAAGAAGTTGGTGCCATTGTAGCAGTGCTGCAGCATGGCCCAGCAGtagggggagtgtggtggggtGTGGCAGGAGTCTCCTGGACCGCCGAAGCGCAGGGCCCTACTGGCAGCCCGCAGACCCTCAGAACAGGCATCATAGTAGTTCAGGAACCCTGGAGGTGGAAGCAGACCAATAGTGGGTGCTGAGACACAGACTACATGCAAATTATTATTCATCAGATGAGATTATATTATGCTTTCTTTCATTCCTTACAGAAAGTATGATGGTACAGTACTGATGCCACCTGtcggaatattttttttatttttataccttGGATAGACACAGTGACGTTGTCAAAGTCATGATTGTTTGGTTCATTCCATGTTTCAAAGTTCCACAGAGATACACTTCCCAAGCCATACTTCTCTGTAATTCAGGATGAATACTGTTATTGAGTATACCATTTATATGATCCATAAGATTACATATGTTACTGTGTGTTCCCCTATCACTGAACAGTATACCCACCAATATACCTCTTTGCAATGAGATGCACCAGGTTTCTCCACTCCACCACCTGCATTTTGTCTTCAAAGTTGGTGAAGTAGTTGTTCACACTGCCCATCAATTCAAAACCTGCAACAAACAAGTAGAAAAAAAACTCATTCTGAACCATAGTCAAAGAGAAAAATACTACTGAGAAagcatatactgaacaaaaatataaatgcaacatgtaaagtgttggttccatgagctgaaataaaagatcccagacattttccatacacacaaaaagtttTTTTCTCAactgttgtgcacaaatttgtttacatccctgttagtgagcatttctcatttgccaagataatccatccccctACCTGGTacggcatatcaagaaactgattaaacagcatggtcattacacaggtgtatcttgtgctggggacaataaaaggccactctaaaatgtgcagttttgtcacacaacacaaggccacagatgtctcaagttgagggagcatgcaactgGCACGTCCACCAGATctgctgccagagaattgaatgttaatttctctaccatatgccgcctctaacgtcattttagagaatttggcagtgcgtccaaccagcctcacaactgcagaccacttgtaaccacgccagcccaggacttccacatccagtttcttcacctgcgggatcatctgagaccatcACCCggacaactgaagaatttctgcacaagctgtcagggaagctcatctgtgtgctcttCGTCCTCACCAGAGTGTTGACATGACTGCAATTCGGCGTCGTatccaacttcagtgggcaaatgctcaccttcgatggctgctggcacgctggagaagtgtgctcttcacagatgaatcccggtttcaactgtaccgggcagatggcagacagcgtgtatggcgtcgtgtgtgCGGGCAGTTAGCAgatgtcaaagttgtgaacagagtgccccgtggtggtggggttatggtatgggctgtcataagctacagacaacaaacacaattgcattttatcgatggcaatttgaatggacagagataccgtgacgagatcctgaggcccattgtcgtgccattcatctgctgccatcacctcatgtttcagcatgataatgcataatcccatgtcacaaggatctgtacacaattcctggaatatgaaaatgtcccagttcttccgtggcctgcatactcacaagaCATGTAAGCCATTGAGcaggtttgggatgctctggatcgacatgtacgacagcgtgttccagttcccgctaatatctagcaacttcgcagagccattgaagaggaatagggaaacatttcacaggccacaatcaacagcctgatcaactctgtgaaGGACATGTGTCGCTCTGGATGAGGCAAATTGtggtactgactggttttctgatacctttaaaaaaaagaaaaagtcgGGGTGTGTATCTGaaaccaacatatgcatatctgtcatgtgaaatcaatttccttacatgaactgtaactctgtaaaatcttttaaattgttgtgtttatacttttgcttagtgtatacacacacacacacacacacacacacacacaatatatactgctcaaaaaaataaagggaacactaaaataacacatcctagatctgaatgaatgaaataatcttattaaatacttttttctttacatagttgaatgtgctgacaacaaaatcacacaaaaataaatcaatggaaatccaatttatcaacccatggaggtctggatttggagtcacactcaaaattaaagtggaaaaccacactacaggctgatccaactttgatgtaatgtccttaaaacaagtcaaaatgaggctcagtagtgtgtgtgtggcctccacgtgcctgtatgacctccctacaacgcctgggcatgctcctgatgaggtggcggatggtctcctgagggatctcctcccagacctggactaaagcatccgccaactcctggacagtctgtggtgcaacgtggcgttggtggatggaacgagacatgatgtcccagatgtgctcaattggattcaggtctggggaacgggcgggccagtccatagcatcaatgccttcctcttgcaggaactgctgacacactccagccacatgaggtctagcattgtcttgcattaagaggaacccagggccaaccgcaccagcacatggtctcacaaggggtctgaggatctcatctcggtacctaatggcagtcaggctacctctggcgagcacatggagggctgttcggccccccaaagaaatgccaccccacaccatgactgacccaccgccaaactggtcatgctggaggatgttgcaggcagcagaacgttctccacggcgtctccagactctgtcacgtctgtcacgtgctcagtgtgaacctgctttcatctgtgaagagcacagggcgccagtggcgaatttgccaatcttggtgttctctggcaaatgccaaacgtcctgcacggtgttgggctgtaagcacaacccccacctgtggacgtcgggccctcataccaccctcatggagtctgttcctgaccatttgagcagacacatgcacatttgtggcctgctggaggtaattttccagggctctggcagtgcttctcctgctcctccttgcacaaaggcggaggtagcggtcctgctgctgggttgttgccctcctacggcctcctccacgtctcctgatgtactggcctgtctcctggtagcgcctccatgctctggacactatgctgacagacacagcaaaccttcttgccacagctcgcattgatgtgccatcctggatgagctgcactacctgagccacttgtgtgggttgtagactccgtctcatgctaccactagagtgaaagcaccgccagcattcaaagtgaccaaaacatcagccaggaagcataggaacagagaagtggtctgtggtccccacctgcagaaccactcctttattgggggtgtcttgctaattgcctataatttccgcctgttgtctattccatttgcacaacagcatgtgaaatgtattgtcaatcagtgttgcttcctaagtggacagtttgatttcacagaagtgtgattgacttggagttacattgtgttgtttaagtgttccctttatttttttgagcagtaatatatatatacacatacatatatacatatattatataaatatatacacacatgatatacatatatatatatcatatatatatatatatatcatatatatatatatatatatatatatatatatatatatatatatatatatatatatatatatatatatatatatatatatatatatatatatatatatgatatatatatatatatcatatatatatatatatatcatatatatatatatacatatatatatatatatatatatatatatatatcatatatatatatatatatatacacacacacacacacacacacacacacacacacacacacacacacacacacacacatagtggcgtacagcaggtcagccaccagggggagactcatcgaggcctggtgacaggcAGAGTATTCATCatgaggcgatggctccatctgccgGAGGTGCCAGGTCTCGACGAGCTCTCCGCCCATGGCTGATTGGTGAGtttgtgagtaatcaagggctgattgctcaccagctgtacaagCCCCATAAAGAGGAGGGGGACTGGGGGAAGTAAGGTGACTTCCGTGTAGTTGAAGACGGTATCCCGGGGAGGGTCTCATAGGGGAGAACTATCctttccctattccctattgatttattatttaataaacacccttgaaaccgagctaatcatactctgtccgtgtctgatctgtgtaaacgtcttgacccaaccccctggtctgccacaagatatatatacacatacacacatacatatatacacatatacatgtatatgtatatatatacatatatatatacacatacatacatacatacatacatacatatatatatatatatatatatacatacatatatatatatatatacatatatatatatacacatacatacatacatatatatatacatatatatatacatacatacatacatacatatacatacatacatacatacatacatacatacatacatacatatacatatacatatacacatatatatatacatatatatacacacacacacacacacacacatacatacatatatatatagttgaagtcagaagtttacatacacttaagttggagtcattaaaacacgtttttcaaccactccacaatttttttggtaacaaactatagttttggcaagtcggttaggacatctactttgtgcataacacaagtaatttttccaacaattgtttacagacagattttttcacttattcactgtatcacaattccagtgggtcagaagtttacatatgctaaattgactgtgcctttaaacagcttggaaaattacatcatggctttaggagcttctgataggctaattgacatcatttgagtcaattggaggtgtacctgtggatgtatttcaaggcctaccttcaaactcagtgcctctttgcttgacatcatgggaaaataaaaataaatcagccaagacctcagaaaaaaaaattgtagacctccacaagtctggttcattcttgggagcaatttccaaacgcctgaaggtaccacattcatctgtacaaacaatagtacgcaagtataaacaccatgggactatgcagccgtcatactgctcaggaaggcgaagcgttctgtctcctagagatgaacatactttggtgcaaaaagtgcaaatcaatcccagaacagcagcaaaggaccttgtgaagatgctggaggaaacaggtacaaaagtatctatatccacggtaaaacgagtcctatatcgtcataacctgaaaggccgctcagcaaggaagagccactgctccaaaactgccaaaaaaaactagactacggtttgcaactgcacatggggacaaagatggtactttttggagaaatgtcctctggtctgatgaaacaaaaatagaactgtttggccataatgaccatcgttatgtttggaggaaaaagggggatgcttgcaagccgaagaacaccatcccaaccgtgaagcacgggggtggcagcatcctgttgtgggggtcctttgctgcaggagggactggtgcacttcactaaatagatggcatcttgaggtaggaaaatcatgtggatttattgaagcaacatctcaagacaacagtcaggaagttaagcttggtcgcaaatgggtcttccaaatggacaatgaccccaagcatacttagttgtggcaaattggcttaaagacaacaaagtcaaggtat from Salmo trutta chromosome 9, fSalTru1.1, whole genome shotgun sequence includes these protein-coding regions:
- the idua gene encoding alpha-L-iduronidase isoform X1, which translates into the protein MFSLKHPVNLFVFALLMTIPNAVGSSYEITVDVGKPSGHLKHFWRSTGFCPPLPHTHSNQYDLSRDQELNLAYVGSVPHGGIQQVRIHWMLELITAHIDKGELQYNFSQLDQLIDLLWINGLLPGFELMGSVNNYFTNFEDKMQVVEWRNLVHLIAKRYIEKYGLGSVSLWNFETWNEPNNHDFDNVTVSIQGFLNYYDACSEGLRAASRALRFGGPGDSCHTPPHSPYCWAMLQHCYNGTNFFTGETGVRLDYIALHKKGGGYSLPIMEQEIQTVREIQEHFPLFRTLPVYNDEADPLVGWSKPLAWRADVTYAAMVVKVISQHQDLLLSDQNNTINYTLLSNDNAFLSYHPHPFTQRTLTARFQVNNTQPPHVQLLRKPVLTVMGLLALLGETQVLSEVVEVGGTNNRTVGVLASTHDPLMSWTSDSWQATVLIYNSDDNSTSTTTDLIWVSLKGFTGQKGLVYVTYYLDNNVTNPSQLWQSMGSPDYPTAEQFRQLRNIEDPQMDGPLPFPAEGILTMRAKLYVPSVLLIHVCAQPKATPDQVNGLRFISITKSQVMIVWKDHCVNSKCIKTFEVEFSKDQEEFKRVNTRDTIFTSYVYSPENLEVSGSYRVRAVDYWGRTGEYSLTEKYSEEN
- the idua gene encoding alpha-L-iduronidase isoform X3 produces the protein MLELITAHIDKGELQYNFSQLDQLIDLLWINGLLPGFELMGSVNNYFTNFEDKMQVVEWRNLVHLIAKRYIEKYGLGSVSLWNFETWNEPNNHDFDNVTVSIQGFLNYYDACSEGLRAASRALRFGGPGDSCHTPPHSPYCWAMLQHCYNGTNFFTGETGVRLDYIALHKKGGGYSLPIMEQEIQTVREIQEHFPLFRTLPVYNDEADPLVGWSKPLAWRADVTYAAMVVKVISQHQDLLLSDQNNTINYTLLSNDNAFLSYHPHPFTQRTLTARFQVNNTQPPHVQLLRKPVLTVMGLLALLGETQVLSEVVEVGGTNNRTVGVLASTHDPLMSWTSDSWQATVLIYNSDDNSTSTTTDLIWVSLKGFTGQKGLVYVTYYLDNNVTNPSQLWQSMGSPDYPTAEQFRQLRNIEDPQMDGPLPFPAEGILTMRAKLYVPSVLLIHVCAQPKATPDQVNGLRFISITKSQVMIVWKDHCVNSKCIKTFEVEFSKDQEEFKRVNTRDTIFTSYVYSPENLEVSGSYRVRAVDYWGRTGEYSLTEKYSEEN